One genomic segment of Phalacrocorax carbo chromosome Z, bPhaCar2.1, whole genome shotgun sequence includes these proteins:
- the LPL gene encoding lipoprotein lipase isoform X1 gives MGSEAFLVALCLCLGWGAAPGAAGGGAEAETNFGGIESKFSLRTPAEPDEDVCYLVPGQVDSLAQCNFNHTSKTFVVIHGWTVTGMYESWVPKLVDALYKREPDSNVIVVDWLIRAQQHYPVSAAYTKLVGKDVAMFIDWMEEQFNYPLNNVHLLGYSLGAHAAGIAGSLTKKKVNRITGLDPAGPTFEYADAPTRLSPDDADFVDVLHTYTRGSPDRSIGIQKPVGHIDIYPNGGGFQPGCNLGEALRLIAEKGFADVDQLVKCSHERSIHLFIDSLLYEEKPSMAYRCNTKEAFEKGLCLSCRKNRCNNLGYKVNRVRTKRNTKMYLKTRAQMPYKVFHYQVKIHFFGKTNTTKTNQPFLISLYGTLDESENIAFTLPEVSSNKTFSFLIYTEVDIGDLLMLKLQWEKDTFFSWSDWWTPFTFDIQRVRVKSGETQKKVVFCSRDGTSHLGKGEEAAIFVKCLEQPVNRKRGGAKKASKENSAYESA, from the exons ATGGGGAGCGAGGCGTTTCTGGTGGccctctgcctgtgcctgggctggggggctgctcccggcgcggccggcggcggcg CAGAGGCTGAGACCAATTTTGGGGGAATTGAGAGCAAGTTTTCCTTACGGACGCCTGCAGAGCCTGATGAGGATGTCTGCTACCTTGTTCCTGGGCAGGTGGACAGCCTGGCACAGTGCAACTTCAACCATACCAGTAAAACCTTTGTGGTGATCCATGGGTGGACG gTGACAGGAATGTATGAAAGTTGGGTCCCGAAGCTGGTGGATGCTCTGTACAAGAGGGAACCTGATTCAAACGTCATTGTGGTGGACTGGCTAATTCGAGCTCAGCAGCACTACCCAGTGTCTGCTGCGTACACTAAGCTGGTGGGAAAGGATGTTGCTATGTTTATTGACTGGATGGAG GAGCAGTTCAATTATCCTCTCAACAATGTCCACTTGCTGGGGTACAGTCTAGGTGCTCATGCTGCTGGGATTGCTGGGAGCCTGACCAAGAAGAAGGTGAACAGAATTACTG GGTTGGATCCAGCTGGTCCTACCTTTGAGTATGCTGATGCTCCTACCCGCCTCTCCCCGGATGATGCTGACTTTGTGGATGTCCTACACACCTACACTCGAGGCTCTCCAGACCGCAGCATTGGGATCCAGAAGCCTGTTGGACACATCGATATTTACCCTAATGGTGGAGGTTTCCAGCCAGGTTGCAACCTGGGAGAAGCACTCCGTCTGATTGCTGAAAAAGGCTTTGCAG atgtGGATCAGCTAGTGAAATGCTCTCATGAACGATCCATCCACCTCTTCATTGATTCCCTCCTCTACGAAGAAAAGCCCAGCATGGCCTACCGCTGCAACACAAAGGAGGCCTTTGAGAAGGGACTCTGTCTGAGCTGCCGGAAGAACCGCTGCAACAATTTGGGTTACAAGGTCAACAGAGTGAGAACGAAGAGAAACACCAAAATGTACTTGAAGACCCGTGCTCAGATGCCCTATAAAG TCTTTCATTACCAGGTCAAGATCCATTTCTTTGGAAAGACTAATACAACCAAGACAAACCAGCCATTCCTGATCTCTCTCTATGGCACTCTAGACGAGAGTGAGAACATTGCTTTCACACT GCCTGAAGTCTCGTCAAACAAGACCTTCTCCTTCCTGATTTACACAGAAGTGGACATTGGTGACCTGCTTATGCTGAAGCTGCAGTGGGAGAAAGACACCTTCTTCAGCTGGTCAGATTGGTGGACTCCTTTTACATTTGACATCCAGAGAGTCAGAGTGAAGTCAGGAGAAACTCAGAAAAA GGTGGTGTTCTGTTCTCGGGATGGCACCTCACATCTCGGTAAGGGAGAAGAGGCAGCAATATTTGTGAAATGCTTGGAGCAGCCTGTCAACAGGAAGAGAGGAGG TGCCAAGAAAGCCTCTAAAGAAAATTCTGCTTACGAATCTGCTTAA
- the LPL gene encoding lipoprotein lipase isoform X2, whose translation MGSEAFLVALCLCLGWGAAPGAAGGGEAETNFGGIESKFSLRTPAEPDEDVCYLVPGQVDSLAQCNFNHTSKTFVVIHGWTVTGMYESWVPKLVDALYKREPDSNVIVVDWLIRAQQHYPVSAAYTKLVGKDVAMFIDWMEEQFNYPLNNVHLLGYSLGAHAAGIAGSLTKKKVNRITGLDPAGPTFEYADAPTRLSPDDADFVDVLHTYTRGSPDRSIGIQKPVGHIDIYPNGGGFQPGCNLGEALRLIAEKGFADVDQLVKCSHERSIHLFIDSLLYEEKPSMAYRCNTKEAFEKGLCLSCRKNRCNNLGYKVNRVRTKRNTKMYLKTRAQMPYKVFHYQVKIHFFGKTNTTKTNQPFLISLYGTLDESENIAFTLPEVSSNKTFSFLIYTEVDIGDLLMLKLQWEKDTFFSWSDWWTPFTFDIQRVRVKSGETQKKVVFCSRDGTSHLGKGEEAAIFVKCLEQPVNRKRGGAKKASKENSAYESA comes from the exons ATGGGGAGCGAGGCGTTTCTGGTGGccctctgcctgtgcctgggctggggggctgctcccggcgcggccggcggcggcg AGGCTGAGACCAATTTTGGGGGAATTGAGAGCAAGTTTTCCTTACGGACGCCTGCAGAGCCTGATGAGGATGTCTGCTACCTTGTTCCTGGGCAGGTGGACAGCCTGGCACAGTGCAACTTCAACCATACCAGTAAAACCTTTGTGGTGATCCATGGGTGGACG gTGACAGGAATGTATGAAAGTTGGGTCCCGAAGCTGGTGGATGCTCTGTACAAGAGGGAACCTGATTCAAACGTCATTGTGGTGGACTGGCTAATTCGAGCTCAGCAGCACTACCCAGTGTCTGCTGCGTACACTAAGCTGGTGGGAAAGGATGTTGCTATGTTTATTGACTGGATGGAG GAGCAGTTCAATTATCCTCTCAACAATGTCCACTTGCTGGGGTACAGTCTAGGTGCTCATGCTGCTGGGATTGCTGGGAGCCTGACCAAGAAGAAGGTGAACAGAATTACTG GGTTGGATCCAGCTGGTCCTACCTTTGAGTATGCTGATGCTCCTACCCGCCTCTCCCCGGATGATGCTGACTTTGTGGATGTCCTACACACCTACACTCGAGGCTCTCCAGACCGCAGCATTGGGATCCAGAAGCCTGTTGGACACATCGATATTTACCCTAATGGTGGAGGTTTCCAGCCAGGTTGCAACCTGGGAGAAGCACTCCGTCTGATTGCTGAAAAAGGCTTTGCAG atgtGGATCAGCTAGTGAAATGCTCTCATGAACGATCCATCCACCTCTTCATTGATTCCCTCCTCTACGAAGAAAAGCCCAGCATGGCCTACCGCTGCAACACAAAGGAGGCCTTTGAGAAGGGACTCTGTCTGAGCTGCCGGAAGAACCGCTGCAACAATTTGGGTTACAAGGTCAACAGAGTGAGAACGAAGAGAAACACCAAAATGTACTTGAAGACCCGTGCTCAGATGCCCTATAAAG TCTTTCATTACCAGGTCAAGATCCATTTCTTTGGAAAGACTAATACAACCAAGACAAACCAGCCATTCCTGATCTCTCTCTATGGCACTCTAGACGAGAGTGAGAACATTGCTTTCACACT GCCTGAAGTCTCGTCAAACAAGACCTTCTCCTTCCTGATTTACACAGAAGTGGACATTGGTGACCTGCTTATGCTGAAGCTGCAGTGGGAGAAAGACACCTTCTTCAGCTGGTCAGATTGGTGGACTCCTTTTACATTTGACATCCAGAGAGTCAGAGTGAAGTCAGGAGAAACTCAGAAAAA GGTGGTGTTCTGTTCTCGGGATGGCACCTCACATCTCGGTAAGGGAGAAGAGGCAGCAATATTTGTGAAATGCTTGGAGCAGCCTGTCAACAGGAAGAGAGGAGG TGCCAAGAAAGCCTCTAAAGAAAATTCTGCTTACGAATCTGCTTAA